In one window of Zhongshania aliphaticivorans DNA:
- a CDS encoding TonB-dependent receptor: MSTMIINKYVPAFVAFTCLPILLGSASLVHAQEGESKQNSRVRNVLLEEVVVTAQRREENLNDVPIAVTALNGEQLDILGVTDTRDLNIIVPGFSASEGGYGAPVYTLRGVGFPDSTYFASPTTGVYIDEVSMPYSIMSKGPNIDLARVEILKGPQGTLFGRSTTGGAINYIAQKPTQEFEAGMSASYGRFDRKDVEAYVSGPITDEFRYRFAGRYILQGDPWQYSNTDRSRELGEQDKFSLRSLFDWDISDDVSARLMLAGWRDRSDARAGQPVYFNAQNPQSELLTSVNVQNYPYIPDSDDPRAAEFCKGHSSCVDVNGKPYDFTQNETFYQAALRLSWFVTETIESILLVSYNNFEADGTEIPASSYSERHIETTLFSEIENLDVEFRLQGSGELFSSPVTWMVGLHATPHETGTDYRLFGASDNNSVFYVVPLVGALPGLDDISVLGSYYIGDGEMEYQSQSAFGNVEWQFTDTLKVTAGARYTDEERDFNGCLADDERDNNTNVNLVFTALSVQRALLALTTPDVTTPGECITLTEDGQFDRFTDTLEENSLSWRVVGDWTPNDNVLMYLSRSRGFKSGSFPVTNTTDQGQYVPARQEQVEAYEIGAKLNFFDRRLQVNTAAFYYDYIDKQLFSRIQDFLFGSLPQLQNAPSSEVTGFELELSGSPFSGLYLSAAGAYIKTEVKEFPNAFNTRGEPVDLTGAEFNYSPKLTYTFLADYSFPIGDAYEMGAGVDYSYKDETNSTLDGDPYFAHDDFGITNARLRFGRSDAKWMLTLYGRNVFNEYATTGHVQVVSDIVTRYVSDPRTYGITFDYKYD, translated from the coding sequence ATGTCTACGATGATAATTAATAAATATGTCCCAGCGTTTGTGGCATTTACTTGCCTACCTATTTTACTTGGTTCCGCCTCGCTAGTTCATGCACAAGAAGGTGAGTCAAAACAGAATTCACGAGTAAGAAATGTACTTCTCGAAGAAGTGGTTGTAACCGCGCAGCGTCGTGAAGAAAACTTAAATGATGTTCCCATTGCTGTCACAGCATTAAATGGTGAGCAACTTGATATTTTAGGTGTTACCGATACCCGAGATTTAAACATTATTGTTCCGGGATTTTCCGCGTCAGAGGGCGGTTACGGTGCACCTGTTTACACTTTGCGCGGGGTAGGTTTTCCTGATTCTACTTACTTTGCCAGCCCTACGACGGGGGTTTATATCGATGAAGTGAGTATGCCGTATTCGATAATGTCCAAAGGTCCAAACATCGACCTCGCTCGAGTTGAAATTTTAAAGGGCCCTCAGGGAACATTATTTGGCCGTAGTACGACAGGGGGAGCGATTAACTATATCGCACAAAAGCCCACACAAGAGTTTGAAGCAGGTATGTCAGCGTCTTATGGTCGATTTGATCGCAAAGATGTAGAAGCATATGTTAGCGGGCCGATTACTGATGAATTTAGATATCGCTTTGCTGGACGTTATATTCTGCAGGGTGATCCTTGGCAATACAGCAATACTGACCGCAGTCGTGAATTGGGTGAGCAAGATAAATTTTCACTTCGCTCGTTATTTGACTGGGATATTTCTGACGATGTAAGTGCAAGGCTGATGTTGGCCGGCTGGCGAGATCGCAGTGATGCGCGTGCAGGCCAGCCCGTCTATTTCAATGCACAAAACCCTCAGAGTGAATTGCTGACATCGGTAAATGTTCAAAACTATCCTTATATTCCTGATTCAGACGACCCAAGGGCCGCTGAGTTTTGTAAGGGCCACTCTTCGTGTGTTGATGTAAATGGCAAGCCTTACGACTTTACTCAGAATGAAACGTTTTATCAGGCTGCCTTGCGCCTCTCTTGGTTTGTAACAGAGACTATCGAAAGTATTTTATTGGTTTCATATAATAATTTTGAGGCTGACGGCACAGAAATCCCTGCCTCTTCTTATTCCGAGCGTCATATTGAAACAACGCTCTTTTCTGAGATAGAAAATTTAGATGTAGAGTTCCGTTTACAGGGAAGTGGTGAGTTGTTCTCTTCTCCTGTCACATGGATGGTGGGTCTACACGCCACACCGCATGAAACTGGTACCGATTATCGTTTATTTGGAGCCAGTGATAATAACAGTGTTTTCTATGTTGTACCTTTGGTGGGTGCTTTACCCGGTCTGGACGATATAAGTGTACTGGGTAGCTATTACATTGGCGATGGTGAGATGGAATACCAGTCTCAATCCGCTTTTGGTAATGTCGAGTGGCAGTTTACTGATACATTAAAGGTTACAGCGGGTGCACGATACACAGATGAAGAACGTGATTTTAATGGTTGTCTTGCAGATGATGAGCGAGACAATAATACCAATGTTAACTTAGTCTTTACCGCACTTTCTGTTCAGCGTGCCTTGCTTGCGCTTACGACTCCAGATGTAACAACCCCAGGTGAATGTATTACCTTAACTGAAGATGGTCAGTTTGACCGTTTTACCGATACGCTTGAAGAGAACAGTTTGTCGTGGCGAGTGGTTGGCGACTGGACTCCAAATGATAATGTTCTGATGTACTTGTCGCGGTCTCGTGGTTTTAAGTCTGGCTCATTTCCGGTTACCAATACAACGGATCAGGGCCAGTATGTACCCGCTAGACAAGAACAAGTTGAAGCCTATGAAATTGGTGCTAAGTTGAATTTCTTTGATCGTCGCTTGCAAGTGAATACGGCTGCTTTTTATTACGATTATATTGATAAGCAATTGTTTTCTAGGATACAAGACTTTTTGTTTGGCTCACTTCCTCAATTACAAAATGCCCCATCCTCTGAAGTGACTGGCTTTGAACTTGAGCTGTCGGGCTCGCCATTTTCTGGGCTCTATTTATCTGCAGCGGGTGCTTATATAAAAACCGAAGTGAAGGAATTTCCAAACGCATTTAATACTCGCGGTGAGCCTGTCGACTTAACGGGTGCGGAATTCAATTATTCACCTAAGTTGACTTATACATTCCTAGCTGATTACAGCTTTCCGATTGGCGATGCGTATGAAATGGGTGCCGGCGTTGATTATAGTTATAAAGATGAAACTAACTCGACCTTAGATGGCGACCCTTATTTTGCCCATGATGATTTTGGTATCACTAATGCGCGCTTACGTTTTGGGCGTTCAGATGCCAAGTGGATGCTGACGCTTTATGGTCGTAATGTCTTTAATGAATACGCGACAACAGGGCATGTTCAAGTTGTTAGTGACATTGTCACTCGCTATGTTAGCGACCCTCGAACGTATGGCATTACCTTTGACTACAAATATGACTAA
- a CDS encoding globin domain-containing protein produces the protein MTPTQIYTVQSQLHTIKAIGKPFAKVFYARLFQLAPDLRGQFACDSKTKDRKLINTLCTTVNSLQNIDGLRVVAHNMAQRHKEQGINERHYDLFIQAMLETLEMALGNELRGNALGAWKELLAMLKSTLMEVSHRPAIQHAEWGREIPMALAS, from the coding sequence ATGACTCCTACACAGATATATACCGTGCAATCGCAACTCCATACCATTAAAGCCATCGGCAAGCCCTTTGCCAAAGTATTTTACGCACGCCTCTTTCAACTAGCGCCAGACCTTAGAGGTCAGTTTGCCTGTGATAGTAAAACCAAAGATAGAAAGCTAATTAATACACTCTGCACCACGGTAAATTCTTTACAAAACATTGACGGACTGAGAGTCGTTGCTCACAACATGGCTCAGCGCCATAAAGAACAGGGAATAAACGAGCGTCACTACGATTTATTCATTCAAGCTATGCTAGAAACATTAGAAATGGCACTGGGCAACGAATTACGCGGCAATGCACTAGGCGCGTGGAAAGAGTTACTCGCAATGTTGAAGTCGACACTGATGGAAGTCAGCCACCGCCCAGCAATCCAGCACGCTGAATGGGGACGAGAAATTCCTATGGCACTAGCAAGCTAA
- a CDS encoding SDR family oxidoreductase, with protein MQSQLDFKTKVVIITGGGKGVGRGISERFLQCGATVIICGRSEPESLPNANDNSAIFFPLDVRDAEAIQGFVDTIVNRYGRIDVLVNNAGGAPAADAATVSPRFSEAIIRLNLLAPLNFSQSCNKVMQTQSTGGAIINIASVSAVRPSPGTAAYGAAKAGLLNLSSSLAIEWAPKVRTNAIIAGIIRTEQAHLHYGDEAGIDAVANTIPLGRMAVPTDIGDACLFLASDLAAYISGSTLTVHGGGEKPAFLAAANAD; from the coding sequence ATGCAGAGCCAATTAGACTTCAAAACAAAAGTGGTGATCATTACCGGCGGCGGGAAAGGCGTTGGACGCGGGATTAGTGAGCGTTTTTTACAATGTGGCGCCACAGTCATCATTTGCGGTCGCAGTGAACCAGAATCCCTACCCAATGCTAATGACAATAGCGCTATTTTCTTCCCTCTGGATGTACGCGATGCTGAAGCCATTCAAGGTTTTGTCGACACAATTGTAAATCGCTACGGCCGTATTGACGTTCTAGTAAACAATGCCGGAGGTGCTCCCGCTGCTGATGCTGCAACAGTATCACCCCGTTTCTCTGAAGCTATTATTAGATTGAATTTATTGGCTCCCTTAAATTTCTCACAATCGTGCAATAAGGTCATGCAAACCCAATCCACGGGTGGCGCTATCATCAACATTGCCTCTGTAAGCGCGGTAAGACCTTCACCTGGTACAGCTGCTTATGGCGCAGCAAAAGCCGGTTTACTTAACCTTAGTAGCTCTCTCGCCATTGAATGGGCGCCAAAAGTACGAACCAATGCGATTATCGCCGGTATCATCAGAACCGAACAGGCTCACCTCCATTATGGCGATGAAGCTGGAATTGACGCCGTGGCCAACACTATCCCACTTGGAAGAATGGCTGTTCCCACTGACATAGGAGATGCCTGCTTATTTTTAGCTAGTGACCTTGCTGCATATATTAGCGGGTCAACGCTAACTGTTCACGGTGGCGGGGAAAAGCCTGCCTTTTTAGCCGCAGCCAACGCCGATTAA
- the npdG gene encoding NADPH-dependent F420 reductase, translated as MTESKAVVAILGGTGGLGTGLARRWAEAGYSIIIGSRTQDKAEVAAQALRDLMKTRGVAEVSVAAMDNVSAAKAADIAALTVPFAHHGATLESVKEALQGKILIDVTVPLVPPKVARVQLPAEGSAGQIAQTILGKGVNVVSAFQNVAAVHLQDGQGMECDVLVCGDNKEARAKVIELVEAAGLRGFHAGSIANSAAVEAMTSLLIFVNKQYKCHAGIKLTGLDH; from the coding sequence ATGACAGAAAGCAAGGCGGTGGTGGCGATTTTAGGTGGTACTGGTGGTTTAGGCACGGGCTTGGCGCGACGTTGGGCGGAGGCTGGGTATAGCATCATTATTGGCTCGCGCACTCAAGACAAAGCCGAGGTTGCTGCGCAAGCATTACGCGACTTAATGAAAACCCGAGGCGTTGCTGAGGTGTCGGTAGCGGCAATGGATAATGTCTCTGCTGCCAAAGCTGCAGATATTGCTGCCTTAACCGTTCCCTTTGCACATCACGGCGCGACGCTAGAGAGCGTGAAAGAGGCATTGCAGGGGAAGATTTTAATCGACGTTACGGTACCGCTAGTACCGCCAAAAGTTGCTAGAGTGCAGCTGCCTGCTGAGGGCTCGGCAGGCCAGATTGCTCAAACCATTTTGGGTAAAGGGGTGAATGTGGTGTCTGCATTTCAAAATGTGGCGGCGGTGCATCTGCAAGACGGTCAAGGAATGGAATGTGATGTGCTGGTATGTGGTGATAATAAAGAAGCGCGCGCTAAAGTCATTGAGCTTGTGGAAGCTGCAGGCTTGCGAGGATTCCATGCCGGTAGCATTGCCAATTCGGCAGCGGTTGAAGCCATGACATCATTGCTGATATTTGTGAACAAACAATATAAATGTCACGCGGGTATAAAGTTAACGGGGTTGGATCACTAA
- the cofE gene encoding coenzyme F420-0:L-glutamate ligase: MTPSLAFYTVPGIPMVLPGDDLVDILLVALSTADIALQDGDVLVLAQKIVSKAENRYAYLKDVEPSEEACALAKKCDKDPRHMQLLLNESREVIRARPGVVIVEHELGYVHANAGIDRSNIDSDDDNPRLLLLPKDPDRSAALLKSSLQTRLGVEVNIIINDSAGRAWRNGTLGFALGTAGFEAVENRVGELDIYGRPLEVTEVAVADELAAGASFLMGQGSEALPVVLIRGANLRPSSQGSAGLIRDREKDMFR; this comes from the coding sequence ATGACACCTTCATTAGCGTTTTACACTGTACCAGGTATACCGATGGTTCTTCCTGGTGATGATCTTGTTGATATTCTATTGGTCGCCTTAAGCACGGCTGACATTGCATTACAGGACGGCGATGTATTGGTGTTGGCTCAGAAAATTGTGTCCAAGGCAGAGAATCGTTATGCCTATCTTAAAGACGTGGAGCCTAGTGAAGAAGCTTGTGCGCTGGCGAAAAAGTGCGATAAAGACCCGCGTCATATGCAGCTTTTGCTAAATGAGTCTCGAGAAGTGATTCGAGCGCGGCCAGGTGTTGTCATTGTTGAGCATGAACTTGGCTATGTGCATGCCAATGCAGGTATTGATCGTTCTAATATTGATAGCGACGATGATAATCCGCGTTTGCTGTTATTGCCAAAAGACCCAGATCGCAGTGCGGCTTTACTAAAATCGTCATTGCAGACGCGACTAGGTGTGGAGGTCAATATTATTATTAATGACAGCGCTGGTCGAGCTTGGCGCAATGGCACCTTAGGGTTTGCACTGGGTACCGCGGGATTTGAGGCAGTTGAAAATCGAGTTGGCGAGCTTGATATATACGGTCGGCCACTTGAAGTGACGGAGGTTGCGGTAGCCGATGAACTTGCTGCTGGGGCTTCATTTTTGATGGGACAGGGAAGTGAGGCGCTTCCTGTTGTATTGATTCGCGGTGCAAATTTACGACCTTCTAGCCAAGGTTCTGCGGGCTTAATTCGTGACCGAGAAAAGGATATGTTTCGCTGA
- the cofD gene encoding 2-phospho-L-lactate transferase has protein sequence MSTISKSQSSRFGGNVLALSGGVGGAKLCRGLAEVLLPEQLTIVANTGDDFDYWDLRICPDLDSVMYALADLNDEGRGWGLRDETWLTLSSMRKLGGDDWFQIGDRDLATHLLRTQCLKAGQSLSAATKKMTTGLGIKHNLLPMSEQTVATKVLTDQGYLDFQHYFVREQCRPEVLGLHFDGVESAALNPLVSNILGDDSLAAIVICPSNPFVSIDPILNLPNCRALLKDAAAPVIAVSPIIAGRAVKGPAAKMMQELNMPATALAVATYYGDLLDGFVLDEADAHYLDDIKALGIKACVVPTLMTDMKSKVELADAVLAFATNSAISA, from the coding sequence ATGTCGACAATTAGTAAATCGCAATCGTCGCGCTTTGGCGGGAATGTTCTGGCATTAAGTGGTGGGGTTGGCGGTGCTAAATTGTGTCGTGGGCTGGCAGAAGTTCTATTACCAGAACAACTTACGATTGTCGCAAATACCGGTGATGATTTTGATTATTGGGATTTGCGTATTTGCCCAGATTTAGACTCGGTAATGTATGCGCTAGCCGATTTAAATGATGAGGGCCGAGGCTGGGGCTTGCGGGATGAAACCTGGCTTACCCTATCGTCGATGCGAAAATTAGGGGGGGACGATTGGTTTCAAATTGGTGATCGAGATCTTGCGACTCACCTTTTGCGGACGCAATGTTTAAAAGCTGGCCAGTCGTTATCGGCAGCTACCAAAAAAATGACAACAGGGTTAGGCATTAAACATAACCTGCTACCTATGTCAGAGCAAACGGTGGCAACCAAAGTGCTAACGGACCAAGGCTATTTAGATTTTCAGCACTATTTTGTGCGGGAGCAATGTCGTCCAGAAGTGCTGGGGCTGCATTTTGACGGCGTAGAAAGTGCGGCGTTGAATCCGCTAGTGAGCAATATATTAGGTGATGATTCTCTGGCAGCGATAGTTATTTGCCCGTCTAATCCTTTTGTAAGCATTGATCCTATTTTGAATTTGCCAAATTGCAGGGCCTTATTAAAAGACGCCGCCGCGCCGGTTATTGCAGTGTCTCCGATCATTGCAGGCCGAGCCGTCAAAGGGCCCGCAGCAAAAATGATGCAAGAACTCAATATGCCGGCGACGGCTTTAGCCGTTGCCACTTATTATGGCGATTTACTGGATGGCTTTGTATTGGACGAAGCTGATGCCCATTACCTAGATGATATAAAGGCCTTGGGAATAAAAGCGTGTGTTGTTCCAACCTTGATGACAGACATGAAAAGTAAGGTCGAGCTTGCGGATGCTGTTTTAGCCTTTGCAACAAACAGTGCGATATCAGCTTGA
- the cofC gene encoding 2-phospho-L-lactate guanylyltransferase, which translates to MWALLPLKDFVQAKQRLAGSLTVSERRGLFHAMVEDVLTILVAHPGLTRIVVVSDDPAAQLLAEHYEVDCWSERDLNARGLNDVVTAALHRVADLTKDNLTNNTAAMVVHGDLPLLSGQELTSLIGRHAELMLEHPSAVSIATDRHGQGSNILVCDPANIPRFAYGSESRIAHYNAAMAMGLPAQVINLPGIAQDIDIREDLQRLLATPVNSSAKHTLLYLQQAGVAQRLQQLDGNAANISPQAWSVS; encoded by the coding sequence ATGTGGGCACTATTGCCGTTAAAAGATTTTGTGCAGGCTAAACAGCGTCTAGCCGGTAGTCTAACTGTGTCTGAGCGGCGTGGCTTATTTCATGCCATGGTGGAGGATGTGCTAACTATTTTGGTGGCACACCCAGGCTTAACGCGTATTGTTGTGGTTTCAGATGATCCTGCCGCACAATTATTGGCAGAGCACTATGAAGTGGATTGTTGGTCTGAGCGTGATTTAAATGCCAGAGGCTTAAATGATGTTGTTACTGCGGCATTGCATAGAGTGGCTGATTTAACTAAAGATAATCTGACTAACAACACTGCCGCAATGGTGGTGCACGGTGATTTACCCTTGTTGAGTGGGCAAGAGCTAACAAGTTTGATTGGCCGGCATGCTGAGCTCATGTTAGAGCACCCTTCAGCGGTCAGTATTGCCACTGACCGCCATGGTCAGGGCAGTAATATTTTAGTGTGTGATCCCGCTAACATTCCTCGTTTTGCTTATGGCAGCGAAAGCCGTATTGCCCATTACAACGCGGCGATGGCAATGGGTTTGCCTGCGCAGGTCATTAACCTGCCGGGAATAGCGCAGGACATTGATATCCGAGAAGATCTACAACGTTTGCTGGCTACGCCAGTTAACTCATCAGCTAAGCACACTTTGTTATATTTACAGCAAGCAGGTGTAGCTCAGCGCTTACAACAATTAGATGGTAATGCCGCCAATATTTCGCCACAAGCTTGGAGTGTAAGTTAA
- the cofH gene encoding 5-amino-6-(D-ribitylamino)uracil--L-tyrosine 4-hydroxyphenyl transferase CofH, with the protein MLDAIIENIPQDGLGSEQALLLADITETELLMAAATTLRDRGFYNGISYSRKVFIPLTHLCRDVCHYCTFAKTPKKIEQAYLPVEQVLAQVKVAESMGCKEALFTLGEKPELRYKAARDALEEMGFSSTLEYLAHVASRVLEETNVLPHINAGCMDEAEIAMLRPVSASMGIMLESASKRLCEKGMPHYGSPDKDPELRLETIARAGQAKVPFTSGILIGIGETRRERVMSLLALRDLHKTYGHIQEIIIQNFRAKPNTKMALAPEPDLNELLWTIAVARLIFGAQMSIQAPPNLSPGVLPQLLAAGLNDWGGVSPLSPDFVNPEAPWPHLETLANETAIAGKYLHERLTIYPRYVRDYTRWLDPALHTKVLHYSDGQGLPKEDRWVAGQNVDAPQLDLALIQQNPESIKSTSAVSSDINVLLERAMNAEALNESEIVRLFSARGSDFSAVCRAADELRKRRCGDQVSYVVTRNINYTNVCYFKCQFCAFSKGKLSENLRGRPYDLSGEEISRRAIEAWQRGASEVCMQGGIHPEYTGQTYLDILATLRSATPDMHIHAFSPLEVWQGAETLGLELEHYLQQLKDAGLHTLPGTAAEVLDDDVRAVLCPDKINTEQWLAVMAAAHKVGLRSTATIMYGHVDSYSSWARHLLAVRALQIKTGGFTEFVPLPFVPPEAPIYLKGKARRGPSFREAILMHAVARLVFNGVIDNIQASWVKMGEQGVEALLNAGVNDLGGTLMNETITRAAGAVHGQEAAPKLMEARIARAGRQPFQRNTLYGAADAAQRQRSYVAPPLDEVVNTPAHKYERSKLSQNDGLIAAG; encoded by the coding sequence ATGTTAGACGCGATTATCGAAAATATACCTCAGGATGGGCTTGGTAGTGAGCAGGCATTGTTATTGGCAGACATAACCGAGACTGAGCTGTTAATGGCTGCGGCAACCACCTTGCGTGACCGCGGTTTTTACAATGGTATTAGTTATTCTCGTAAAGTATTTATACCGCTAACCCATTTATGTCGCGATGTATGTCACTACTGTACTTTTGCTAAAACACCTAAAAAAATAGAGCAAGCGTATCTGCCCGTTGAACAGGTTTTGGCGCAGGTAAAAGTAGCTGAAAGTATGGGCTGCAAAGAGGCGCTGTTTACCTTAGGTGAGAAACCTGAATTGCGCTATAAAGCCGCCAGAGATGCACTAGAAGAAATGGGCTTTAGTAGCACCTTAGAATATTTAGCGCATGTGGCGAGCAGGGTGTTAGAAGAAACCAATGTGCTGCCACATATAAATGCAGGCTGTATGGATGAGGCAGAAATTGCCATGTTGCGACCCGTTTCGGCGTCCATGGGGATTATGCTTGAGTCTGCATCTAAACGCTTATGTGAAAAAGGGATGCCGCATTATGGATCGCCCGATAAAGACCCAGAGCTGCGCTTAGAGACGATTGCGCGGGCTGGGCAAGCAAAGGTGCCATTCACCTCTGGAATCTTAATTGGGATTGGTGAAACCCGTCGTGAGCGCGTAATGTCATTACTCGCATTGCGAGATTTACATAAAACTTATGGTCATATTCAAGAAATAATAATTCAAAATTTTAGAGCCAAGCCCAATACCAAAATGGCCTTGGCGCCAGAGCCGGATCTGAATGAATTATTGTGGACTATCGCGGTGGCACGATTAATCTTTGGCGCACAGATGAGTATACAAGCACCGCCAAACTTAAGCCCTGGGGTACTTCCACAACTGCTTGCCGCCGGCTTAAATGATTGGGGTGGCGTGTCACCGCTAAGTCCGGATTTTGTTAACCCAGAAGCACCGTGGCCGCATTTAGAAACCTTGGCCAATGAAACTGCGATTGCGGGTAAATATTTGCATGAGCGTTTAACCATTTATCCTCGCTATGTGCGGGATTACACCCGTTGGTTAGATCCAGCTCTGCATACTAAAGTATTGCACTATAGTGATGGGCAAGGCTTGCCGAAAGAAGATCGTTGGGTGGCGGGGCAAAATGTGGATGCACCGCAATTGGATTTAGCCTTGATACAGCAAAATCCTGAATCTATAAAAAGTACATCGGCTGTATCTTCAGATATTAATGTTTTGCTAGAGAGAGCCATGAACGCAGAAGCGCTGAATGAAAGCGAGATTGTGCGCTTGTTCAGTGCCCGTGGCAGTGATTTTTCTGCAGTCTGCCGCGCAGCAGATGAACTGAGAAAGCGCCGATGTGGAGATCAAGTTAGTTACGTGGTGACACGCAATATTAATTATACCAATGTCTGTTATTTTAAATGCCAGTTCTGTGCCTTTTCTAAAGGCAAGCTAAGTGAGAACTTGCGTGGTCGACCCTATGATTTATCGGGCGAAGAAATATCGCGGCGCGCGATAGAGGCTTGGCAACGTGGTGCTAGTGAAGTGTGTATGCAGGGTGGGATACATCCAGAATATACCGGCCAAACCTATCTGGATATCTTGGCAACACTGCGATCTGCGACTCCCGATATGCATATTCATGCGTTTTCGCCGCTGGAGGTTTGGCAGGGAGCGGAGACCTTAGGTTTAGAGTTAGAACACTATCTGCAGCAGCTTAAAGACGCTGGCCTACATACCTTACCGGGCACTGCTGCCGAAGTGTTAGATGATGATGTTAGGGCCGTTTTATGCCCAGATAAAATCAATACAGAGCAGTGGTTGGCGGTGATGGCGGCGGCCCATAAAGTCGGGTTGCGTTCCACGGCAACGATTATGTATGGGCATGTTGATAGTTATTCATCTTGGGCGCGCCATTTACTTGCGGTGCGAGCATTACAAATTAAGACTGGTGGCTTTACCGAGTTTGTCCCACTCCCTTTTGTGCCGCCGGAGGCGCCGATATATTTAAAAGGTAAGGCCCGCCGTGGTCCAAGTTTCCGCGAGGCGATATTAATGCACGCAGTTGCTAGATTAGTCTTTAACGGTGTTATTGATAATATTCAGGCGTCTTGGGTGAAGATGGGCGAGCAAGGCGTTGAGGCCTTGCTTAATGCTGGGGTTAATGATCTTGGTGGTACATTGATGAACGAAACGATCACTCGGGCAGCAGGTGCCGTTCACGGCCAAGAGGCTGCGCCCAAGCTGATGGAGGCGCGAATTGCCCGTGCGGGGCGTCAGCCGTTTCAGCGGAATACACTCTATGGCGCTGCCGATGCCGCGCAGCGTCAGCGTTCTTACGTGGCTCCCCCTCTGGACGAGGTCGTTAATACGCCAGCCCACAAATATGAACGAAGTAAACTTAGTCAGAATGATGGATTAATTGCAGCTGGATAA
- a CDS encoding SDR family oxidoreductase translates to MGVFALTGSATGIGAAIKTQLRDNGHQVIVVDLAEGDICADLSALAGRQKAIDGIRALAPDGLDGFIPCAGLGPSVRPLSLIPQVNYFAAVAMTEGLLDLLLGRKGSVVMIASNSAAMVGHDEYVELMLNDQELEACGYIGDKDGHSAYAGSKHALSCWLRRNAPEYARQGVRINAVAPGIINTPLSDKVLADKDLGAVMKDFGDSVPLGKTGEPEQIADVVCFILSRKASFMAGSIVFVDGGHDAMLRPDQF, encoded by the coding sequence GTGGGCGTATTTGCATTAACGGGAAGTGCTACCGGTATTGGTGCCGCTATCAAGACGCAGCTTCGTGATAATGGTCATCAAGTGATCGTGGTGGATCTTGCCGAGGGCGATATTTGTGCGGATCTCTCGGCCTTGGCTGGACGTCAAAAAGCCATTGATGGCATAAGAGCACTTGCGCCAGATGGCCTGGATGGGTTTATACCCTGTGCTGGCTTGGGGCCGTCGGTTCGTCCTCTGTCATTAATTCCCCAAGTTAATTATTTTGCTGCGGTAGCCATGACGGAGGGCCTTTTAGATTTATTGCTAGGGCGCAAAGGCAGTGTCGTCATGATCGCCTCTAATTCTGCGGCCATGGTGGGGCATGATGAGTATGTGGAGCTCATGTTGAATGATCAGGAGCTTGAGGCATGTGGTTATATTGGTGATAAGGACGGCCACAGCGCCTATGCCGGATCAAAGCATGCTCTGAGCTGTTGGTTGCGTCGCAATGCCCCCGAGTATGCCCGGCAAGGCGTGCGCATTAATGCGGTTGCCCCTGGTATTATCAACACCCCATTAAGCGATAAAGTACTTGCAGACAAGGATTTGGGTGCCGTCATGAAGGATTTTGGTGACAGCGTTCCGCTGGGGAAAACCGGTGAGCCAGAACAGATCGCTGATGTGGTGTGTTTTATACTGAGTCGCAAAGCAAGTTTTATGGCAGGCTCTATTGTGTTTGTTGATGGCGGGCATGATGCAATGTTAAGGCCTGACCAGTTTTAA
- a CDS encoding TIGR02450 family Trp-rich protein, with translation MNTFNPKKLLNSKWTATQPQHKEKHFLVSDIEFNEEGAVVYCLMEAVMSKREFEIQWQSLKNNSQWKMGWH, from the coding sequence ATGAATACCTTTAACCCGAAGAAGCTCCTAAATAGCAAATGGACAGCCACACAGCCACAGCACAAAGAAAAACATTTCCTTGTGAGCGATATTGAGTTTAATGAAGAGGGTGCCGTTGTGTACTGTCTTATGGAAGCGGTGATGAGCAAGCGAGAGTTTGAAATACAATGGCAAAGCTTAAAAAATAACAGCCAATGGAAAATGGGATGGCACTAG